The Scomber japonicus isolate fScoJap1 chromosome 13, fScoJap1.pri, whole genome shotgun sequence genome includes a window with the following:
- the LOC128371931 gene encoding CLOCK-interacting pacemaker-like, protein MPKEQGHFGERVARNASKNAKDKSNSATLRASQGGNHKEQSGMGDMSNRILRRDSEKDSEKDSGYSEAGSDSVHTDVDDQRSSVSEPHRESSKNFNNNSVNAAGHNMPPYGDLTPIYVIKNLVVKPSRPEQLLHGPLAWSGDWHSLTTAKAPTQLLLIQQPAIPASSSSTPTSSSSLSAPHGQAKKGGSRSNVNHSSKNSYLPILNSYPRIAPHPRKESHEGKGAKWVEGVKESGSEGHSQSKRVCTEEEKREAVSTTNHLLNPQQQHLKEGRVHSHSQCKGRGGHSPSPSSSHYLLPSSTTHPKSHHCQQSSGSDSVSSPSVSSSQTPSPPSSSDSPSSSSPPSSSPSSSTMHSPYHLAPDSSSTRHRRFFNTAEILNQSGLLAITLRTKELLKQNAATEREIAQLRQHTQLLCQAVQSSQNRGNEDSDSINKLLQAMSESGSYPTLHFNQAKELSCSHQQSETRGEEDKEKDNDMRSSKTHSNPLQNLMSFYNIDDGTSPPSPLFAPSPETKETEYADCLLDSMSTSVPFSRSVPEQGHRQAVMDKNLHDFMLPESSTHNNYHL, encoded by the exons ATGCCAAAGGAACAGGGGCATTTTGGGGAGCGGGTCGCCCGAAACGCCTCAAAGAATGCAAAGGATAAGAGTAACAGTGCCACCCTGCGGGCatcccagggtggaaaccacAAAGAGCAATCTGGAATGGGTGACATGAGCAACCGCATACTGCGCCGTGACTCAGAGAAAGACTCTGAAAAAGACTCAGGGTACTCAG AGGCTGGCTCAGACTCTGTCCACACGGATGTAGACGACCAGCGCAGCAGTGTGAGTGAACCTCACAGGGAGAGCAGCAAAAACTTCAACAACAACAGTGTGAATGCTGCAGGCCACAACATGCCTCCTTATGGGGACCTCACCCCCATATACGTCATCAAAAACCTGGTGGTCAAGCCG TCTAGACCAGAACAGCTTCTGCATGGCCCCTTGGCATGGAGCGGGGATTGGCACAGCCTTACCACTGCCAAAGCACCCACCCAGCTCTTACTGATCCAACAGCCAGCAATACCTGCATCTTCCTCGTCCACCCCAACCTCTTCATCCAGTCTATCAGCACCACATGGTCAAGCTAAGAAAGGAGGCAGCCGCAGCAACGTGAACCACAGCAGCAAGAACTCATACCTGCCCATACTGAATTCTTACCCACGGATTGCCCCCCATCCCAGGAAGGAGAGTCATGAGGGCAAGGGTGCCAAATGGGTGGAGGGGGTCAAGGAAAGTGGCAGTGAAGGCCACAGTCAGAGCAAGAGAGTGTGcactgaagaagagaagagggaggcTGTATCTACCACCAACCACCTCCTCAATCCCCAACAGCAACACCTGAAAGAGGGTAGGGTCCATTCCCATTCCCAGTGTAAAGGCAGAGGGGGCCACAGCCCTTCCCCAAGCTCATCTCACTACCTGCTGCCCAGCTCCACCACCCATCCTAAATCCCACCATTGCCAGCAAAGCTCGGGCTCTGACAGTGTGAGTTCACCCTCCGTCTCCAGCTCCCAGACACCCTCGCCACCTTCTTCTTCTGActccccctcatcctcctctcccccctcatcttctccctcctcttctacAATGCACAGCCCCTACCACTTGGCCCCAGACAGCTCGTCCACCCGCCACCGCCGTTTCTTCAACACAGCTGAGATCTTGAACCAGTCAGGCCTGCTGGCCATCACGCTACGCACCAAGGAACTGCTGAAGCAGAATGCGGCCACCGAGAGAGAAATCGCCCAGCTCCGTCAGCACACCCAGCTCCTGTGCCAGGCAGTCCAGTCCAGCCAGAACAGGGGCAACGAAGATTCAGACAGCATCAACAAACTTCTTCAGGCCATGAGCGAGTCGGGCTCCTACCCAACTCTACACTTCAATCAAGCGAAAGAGCTCAGCTGCAGCCACCAGCAGAGTGAGACTAGAGGTgaggaagacaaagagaagGACAACGACATGAGAAGCAGTAAGACACACAGCAACCCACTACAGAACCTGATGTCGTTCTACAACATAGATGATGGAACATCACCACCCTCTCCACTGTTTGCCCCCTCACCAGAAACTAAAGAGACAGAGTATGCTGACTGTCTGCTGGACTCCATGTCCACCTCTGTTCCTTTTTCCCGGTCTGTCCCTGAGCAGGGACATAGACAAGCAGTCATGGATAAGAATTTACATGATTTCATGTTGCCAGAGAGCTCTACGCACAATAACTATCACCTCTAG